A window of Pedobacter lusitanus contains these coding sequences:
- a CDS encoding alpha/beta fold hydrolase — protein sequence MKHYRQIYQQAKDLTQLDSAAINDLLWKLICYAPKLPLRLAQEELLNKATPFQLTVTDTYFSKKQLVFNGFKWGNGKKKILLTHGWSSKAADFSAVIEELLKLDDVEITAFDAPGNGSSPAELSNLILYIEAIREIINQYGRPAIVIGHSLGAMANVIALQQAGIKPDLLISIAPVIRLKALFCNMMNSVSVPEHLQADFFKSFEAVFNRPASDYDLDTYYNFDQDLNHWIAYDEDDSVVDSTYLLAFLKDRPWIKSENYKGAGHEKLIKHPPLLHELIRHYFPITL from the coding sequence ATGAAACACTACAGACAAATCTATCAGCAGGCAAAAGACCTTACACAACTGGACAGCGCAGCGATTAATGATTTACTCTGGAAACTGATTTGTTATGCACCAAAACTGCCCTTAAGACTGGCACAGGAAGAATTATTAAATAAGGCCACTCCATTTCAGCTTACCGTTACCGACACCTATTTCAGTAAAAAGCAACTCGTTTTTAACGGATTTAAATGGGGTAACGGCAAAAAGAAGATCCTGTTAACCCATGGATGGAGTTCAAAAGCAGCCGATTTTTCTGCTGTTATTGAAGAACTGCTCAAGCTCGATGATGTCGAAATTACAGCATTTGACGCCCCGGGAAACGGAAGTTCACCTGCAGAATTATCAAATCTGATCCTTTATATAGAAGCTATCAGAGAGATTATCAATCAATATGGAAGACCAGCAATAGTTATAGGACACTCTTTAGGAGCAATGGCAAATGTAATCGCTTTGCAGCAGGCCGGTATCAAACCAGACCTGCTTATCAGTATTGCACCGGTGATCAGACTGAAAGCCCTGTTCTGTAATATGATGAACAGCGTCAGTGTCCCTGAACACCTGCAGGCAGACTTCTTCAAATCATTTGAAGCTGTTTTTAACCGGCCTGCTTCAGATTATGACCTGGATACCTATTATAATTTTGATCAGGATCTGAATCACTGGATTGCCTATGATGAAGATGACAGCGTTGTGGATTCGACCTATCTCCTTGCCTTTTTAAAAGACAGACCCTGGATAAAATCAGAAAATTATAAAGGAGCAGGGCATGAAAAATTAATTAAGCATCCTCCACTCCTTCATGAGCTGATCAGACACTATTTCCCTATCACTTTATAG